In Mesotoga sp. BH458_6_3_2_1, a single window of DNA contains:
- a CDS encoding PHB depolymerase family esterase, translating to MFKTMVIIGTLLAMGFYLVSGTKKGLDEFVTMEYDGRTRQSIVHLPPTIKDEELPVVFVFHGLFGNSNYTKNTYGITEVADKEGFISVYPEGTGPLNSVFLSWNSGFCCGYAMENNVDDVSYIYELVGEIRNSYPVDETRIYLVGLSNGGMLVYRLMSQYPELFAACAIVSSSPAGGTDENAVVMIDPPDVGVPLIVFHGMKDPIIPFQGGFSSSSEANGMYFPPAEESVEFWATKMGASTLQETQQENGLVILKEYTGKDERSLVHFYTITDGDHTWPGREKGIDSLSSSSNASIKASEMIWEFFEAKHLE from the coding sequence ATGTTCAAAACAATGGTGATAATCGGCACTCTTCTTGCAATGGGATTCTACCTCGTCAGCGGTACGAAAAAAGGATTAGATGAGTTTGTAACGATGGAGTATGACGGCAGAACGAGACAAAGCATAGTTCATCTACCTCCGACAATAAAAGACGAGGAGTTGCCAGTAGTCTTTGTCTTTCATGGTCTTTTTGGCAATAGTAACTACACAAAGAATACATACGGAATAACGGAAGTTGCAGACAAAGAGGGTTTCATTTCGGTCTATCCTGAAGGGACCGGCCCTCTGAACAGTGTTTTCTTGAGCTGGAATTCGGGGTTCTGTTGCGGATACGCTATGGAAAACAATGTTGATGATGTCTCGTATATTTACGAGCTAGTTGGCGAAATAAGAAACAGCTATCCCGTTGACGAGACTAGAATTTATCTTGTCGGTCTTTCTAATGGAGGTATGCTTGTCTATAGGCTTATGTCCCAGTATCCAGAACTATTTGCAGCTTGTGCCATTGTCTCCTCTTCTCCAGCGGGTGGAACTGATGAAAATGCCGTAGTTATGATAGACCCTCCGGACGTAGGAGTTCCGCTTATAGTGTTTCATGGGATGAAAGATCCTATAATACCCTTTCAGGGAGGTTTTTCGAGCAGCTCCGAAGCCAACGGAATGTATTTTCCCCCGGCAGAAGAGTCTGTGGAATTCTGGGCAACAAAGATGGGAGCAAGTACCCTACAAGAGACACAACAGGAAAATGGACTGGTCATACTGAAAGAGTACACCGGGAAAGACGAGAGAAGTCTTGTCCATTTCTACACTATAACTGACGGTGATCACACCTGGCCGGGAAGAGAAAAGGGGATCGACTCTCTCAGCAGTTCCTCCAATGCAAGCATAAAAGCCAGTGAAATGATCTGGGAGTTTTTTGAAGCCAAGCACCTAGAATGA
- a CDS encoding DUF6305 family protein: MRKTILGFLLLLLLVLPCSTLFSTETEMPVVQPPMVVTTMGQSPGALMFRLVCTRSQIACVQEDLLTAEQLAEMAAGENAPKTLVITTGTSLKGMGAAGIDMNFEVKRVEALISKAKELGMTIIGAHIEGMARRVDSTDEKSINTVIPESDLILVIADSDSDGFFTNYSEENGIPLVKVNESLEIGPALKELF; encoded by the coding sequence ATGAGAAAGACTATTCTAGGATTTCTATTACTACTGCTTTTAGTCTTGCCTTGTTCAACTCTTTTCTCAACGGAGACTGAGATGCCTGTTGTTCAGCCCCCTATGGTTGTAACCACTATGGGGCAGAGTCCGGGTGCTTTGATGTTCAGACTGGTGTGTACTAGAAGCCAGATTGCCTGTGTTCAGGAGGATCTCTTGACTGCCGAACAGCTTGCCGAGATGGCGGCAGGAGAAAATGCTCCAAAGACATTGGTCATAACCACAGGAACGAGTCTCAAAGGAATGGGAGCTGCCGGTATTGATATGAATTTCGAGGTGAAAAGGGTTGAAGCTCTTATTTCCAAGGCTAAAGAACTCGGAATGACGATAATTGGTGCACACATTGAGGGAATGGCGCGCCGTGTAGATTCTACTGACGAGAAGTCAATCAACACAGTGATTCCAGAATCAGATCTGATTCTTGTCATTGCTGACAGTGATTCTGATGGTTTCTTCACCAATTACTCTGAAGAGAATGGAATACCTCTAGTGAAGGTTAATGAATCGCTAGAGATTGGACCCGCTCTCAAAGAACTGTTTTAG